TAGGTCAAGCAAGGTTCTCCCTTGATTGTTGTACAGCATAGCTGTAGACGATGGCTAAAGATGTGTAGATTTGCAAAGTGTGTAAATTACGATTAAGAGAAATCATCATTTGTGATAGTTTATTAGAGTCAGACTATCAATAATAATGGTAATTTATTTACTATGAAATACCATGGTCGCTGACAACTCCAGGATACTAATTCTACATTTCTTTGTTTTTTTACATCTCAGTCTGCATCCAAAGTTCCATTTTACGTTCATACACCAGAAAATATATCCACTGCTTTTTTAATATAGAAAATATGTCCTACTAAATCTGATTTGTTACGTGTACCTTTCAGTGGTCGTAAAAATTGTATCCCGTCTTACATGGCACACCAGGACATAAATAGAGATTAGTTTTGTTGCAATACATGGTCTATACTATATCACTTTAGCAGTTTAGCCACTGATGCATAATTGTTTATATAGGACTCTGGTTCTAACTAAAAACACTGCAAGCCTTATGAAAATTACCTCTATTTTAGCGTCCATTTTGTTTATGCTTGTCTCCTTTTTCCTTAGAATGATTCAAATCCTTGGTTTCCTATTGACACACTCCAGGTGCCCACCATCTAAGATGCTTACTGTACAGAGCTCAGGTTTTTACAGCATGCCTGGTAGATCTCAAGGCCAAATTCCATAATGCAGTGCTTCATGGTGCTAGAGAGATGTCTATCTGGAGGCAGCTGGAGGTAGATCATTCTAAACTTGATTTGATTATATTGATCTATAATATTCTTTGAAAATTATTTTTTCCCTATACTGAGTGCTATGTTTTTCTAAGATTCACCGGTGCTTAGGATATCGTGTGCTAATTTGAAAGGTAAGATAGTTTAGGATCTACCAATTAGCATTTGGTAATATACTCTGCTTGACACTTTTAACAGAAAAATATGTACTTTAGTTTAGGATCTGCCAATTAACATTGGTACCTTCCCCTTCTGATTGTTTTTGGTGTTTGAAAAGGTTCAAAATTCAAAGAAATGCAGTGTTTTCTGCAAGTTGTTTACTCAAATTTCGTTTTGATTACTTGAAGTTGGTGAAGAGTATccctagagaagagatatatggATTTTGATGAACTTTTTCCCTATTTGTTTCAGTATTTGTAGAAAGAAAGCTTACAAATACAACAATGTAGCACATAAAAATGAACCCAGGGCCAATAAATAGTTCCAAACATCCAATTTTAGTGTTCTTCCAAATTAGCTCTGGCCAAAAATTACCGCATACATCCAACATGATCTATAATGTCAAACCTCActtccatacatccaaagcaccAATTTAGAATACTCAATGTTATAATGCCTTGAAAAGAACAAATAGCTGACATTTTTGTGCACTTTTATATTTTCCCTCTATTTATTTTCCTTCACTCTCATTATGTTATTTACCATAACCATGTCTATTGTTTGCTAAAAATAGTTACATTTTTAACATATCTAATGGGCACGCAGCATATTTTTGCAACGAGCTATTCTAGCTTCTCCTGGTGGTACAGTCTCATTATCTCCAGTCCTCTTTTCTAGGGGAGTCAGAATTTGATGCAGAGAATAAAACTCGATCAGTTCATATGAACAGGAATTATTCATGGTGTATTTTTGTCAATAGTTAATTTTCATTATTGGTGGCATCTGATTGTTAAGAGACATTTGCAAGTTCTCTGTTATTTTTCTTATTCTTAAATGTTGGTATTAGTGAGAATGTAATTTCAGCAATTAATCCATACGAAGACTTTTACCAACTAAAAGTTACTGTACTCTAATATGATTATTATCCTCTGCATATTTGTTTCTATTATGTACAGAAACTCAGAAGAAGCTATATGTAATGCTTGAAAAGGATCTCTGTTCAGACAATTTTTCCAGCTGATAGGTAATTTCCTTTATGGTCATCACATAAGATTGTTGCGTATAAGTTGCATTGCATCAGCAGGTTATGATAAAAAATATTATCACCTGTTGGAGTCTAACATGATTATTACCCCAATGCTTAGACCTGCGCTCTATCACAAACTAACAGATTTATGCAATCTGTGAGTGCACAATATATCACTTGAGAACGTACTTTCATTTTCCCTGTCAAAGACTACGAAAACTCTAATTCCATTCAAATGCTAAAGAAGTGAATCATCATTGCCTGGATCGCTTCGATCACTTGGCCTCAAGGTGTAAGCCTACGAAGGTAAAATACATGCTTCACATCTATTTTTTTAATTAGTTTCCTTTATTTTAGATCGTGGCTCAAATCTGAAATTGGTTATTTAGAGACTTCCATGCAAGCTATCAGACTAAAAAAATATGCTACGTATTCTCCTTTGAATTCTTTCAGTCAACCACCAACCAGGTTTCACAAAATGATTTAGCCTGCTGATCATGCTCTATTTTTAGTGTCTCCAATCTATGGTTAATTTGTACTCATACTGCTTATATTTTTTTCTGAATATTTTTTGCTTCCTTCCTGCACAGGTTGGTATTTCTTCATTTTGTTGCGTACTTGCATTATTAACAGTATTTGTGTCTCCACTCCATGTTGGATTCCTTCATATGCATGTCGCCTGTTGCTACCTTGTAGGTCATTTAGGCTTCCTCTCATTTATGTCGACCTTTTCTATTTTCCCATCTATTTACGCCTGCTGTTTGCTGAGATCAGTGCTGTGAAATTTTTACTCCCCTCAGATGTCTTCAGCTAATGTCACCTTCTTTGCTTTTGTCCCTTGCTTTTTCGGACCAGGTACGTACTGCTATAGCCATCCATGCTTTTTTGGACCAGATAGATCCTGCTATATTCATGTCATCGATATTTATCTTATTCATATGCGTTCAGCTAATGTTACTTCTTTGCTCATGTTTTGAATTGGAAACAGCAGCCCACACGCATGCCCCACCAAATTTGCACAGAGCTTAGGCATAGTGTGGTAGTTTCCAAGGTACAGTGCCTTCATGCCCCTCATATGTTACATGAAATGTGGATGTCGTAACATAGCCCAACTCTAAAAAATCGATTTTAGTTGTCACCAGATGTGGGTCAATCACTATATTGTTCTCCATGTCATTGATGTTCATTTAGAGACCAAAGAAAATCATGACATACCATGTTCTAGGTTTCTTTTTCCACTCTTGCTATCATTACCGTTCTTAACCTTGCATGTTTGACAGTGCCAAAAGGTGCATTGGAAGACTTTAGGCAAATGTCATGGGTTAGTGGATTTATATTGGGAAATGCGTGCTATTCGTGTCGAATATTAATTAGAATAAAACAGTCATAGAATCTGTAACTATTTTCCACTGATACAAACTGTGATTCATTTGTTATGTGTCATTTGTTTCTAGGTCTGGAAGATGAGCTGGCAGAATACGTGGACAACAGATTGCATTCCAGTTGCTTCCCGTAATAATTGCCCACATACTGTTCCAAGCTATGTCCAGTGATAATTATGGCCAGGTATGACGCTTTTTTTCTTCCATTCTCCCCTTTTTTGTGACTTCTTAATCTGTACGCATCTTTCTCTTCAAACTATTATGAGGGAATTATGAATGCAGTTATTTTTGAATAAACGCAAAAGCCAAGGGCATGCTGCAAAGAAAGAATCctatatcgttggataaaatgtACCCAAGCCAACCAAGTTCAACATCTTTATCCGCGGACAAGAATCGTGCCATTGAACCAGCGGTGTCTGATCATGAAAAGTGTGAGAAGAGTGAAAGTTCCCTTACCAGTAGATTCTCTAAGAGGTTGGCGTCCATTTTCCTTTCTGTGTTGCCACTGACAATCCAGGTTTTTACTGAAGGAGTCACTACGGGCTTCTCCCATTGCTAGGTGTTCAGATCTGGCTGGGGTCAAGTGCAGTTCATGAATCATACGTAAATCCCTCCTGGACAAGGCAACCATCATTCCTGAACATTATGAGTAACAGGTACCCCTTAATTTGCCTCCCTCCGTTTATTTCTATCCAAATTCCAATTTCGCTCAACCTTCTCTTGCAAGCATACATGCACACAATTGATCGGAAGGTTATTTTTGAGATGTCTTGATTTGAGTGCACTCGATTTTAATAGCAGATCATTAGGTACATGGGTTCCAATAGCCTTAACTAGGTTCTGAGAAAGATAATCTGGCAGGACAGAGGATGTGTTCCATGTGCATACTTCCCGAAAGGAGTCCATCAAAGGATCGGATCGTATGATTCATTGTTTCCCAACTGAGACCAggaggatcaaatgaaagtgCAGATTAACCAATTTTTTTTCTCCATATCAAATACTTGCATGTTAGCATCAGGGCTTGGATTGCGAAATAACAGTTTGGTTCAGAAAATTGGTTGTGTATCTCCAGTTTCCTTACATTGAGTTTTATCAGTTGTTAAAATTTCAGATAGGTTCACAAACTATTTACTCTATCTACAGCTGTTCTTAATCTATATTTGGCTGTGTAATGTTACCAACTACATACCTGTCTACTTGACTGTTTACTCGGTTGTACATCGAATGTTTCAATATATATTTTCGACTGTGAACTTACCTATCCCTACGAATGCCCGCAATGGCGCGCGCCTTTCACTAGTTTATTAACAATTTAAAGTGAGAAAATGAGGGTTGTAAAGCTTTTACAAATTAATGGAAGTGTGTTGGTTGCATTTATGCCTTTGCATTGATTTTATTGTGTGAAAAATGAATTTCTAAAACTTGATCCGACCATGATTAAGAACTATTTTGTTTTTGGAAAATAAGTCTTCAAAAATTATGTTTCAAAACCAATTCAAAAAtagattcaaaatggtttgaaaagTGCTTTGAATCTTTTTCATAAAAAGAAAAGCCTTTTTCCAGCCCCTTTTTTCTCCCTTGCTTCTAGCCCGCTCCCTCTTTCCAGCCTGCTAAGGCCCAGAGCCGCTTCCACCTCCCGCAGCCCGCCCCGGCCTGTTCCAGCCCTTGGGCCAAGCCCAGCAGCGCGGCCCGGCTACCAGCGGCAGCAGCGCCCGTCAGCCACGCTGCCCACCCGCGCCCTGAGCCACAGACCAcaggggcccacgcgtcagcgaagGTGGACGTCGTCCCCAACCTCCGTCCGCACGAagcggacgccgccgccgctgctgccactCGTTTCTCCGGGCTCGCACGCGCAACGAGGTTCACCCGCGCCTATAAATGGAGGTCCCCATTGTGCCGAGCCGCCTtcgaaaccctagcgccgcccgCTTCCTCTAACCCCAGCCCTCGCCGCCATACATCCCGACGAGCAGCAGCCGCCGTCGATCTCCTCGCCTGCCGCGTCCCCGACGGCGAGACCTGCACGATGACCTTCGCAGCGAGGTGAGGAACCCGCCGGTACCTAAATATACATCCAAATCGATCTGAGCTTCGAGAGgcctctccactccactccacGTCTCCACCTGACTTGACCACCTCCACCCATGTCGAATTAGGGTGCGCCCGGGGATGCTGCTGCACCACCACAAGGAGAACAACGACCCGGCGGACGCGCAGCGTCCTGGAATGGGCCAGCGCACCGCTGCCGGAACCGGGAGGCAGCCGCTCACCGCTGCCGCCGGAGGATACCACGGCGGTGTTTGCGAGCAGAGAGAATGTCGACCCTCAACAAGAAGACCAAGGTAAATACGAGATGGACTACGACAAGGTTTGATCGGATATACATCTTTAGTTTCCCTTGTCCATACGTCCCTTATTCTTGTTACTCTATCATACGACAGGTTGATGAGCATCCTCTGGCCTCTGGGCTCTCGTCGCTCTAGCCGCCGATCTAGTCTAGACATAAGGCCTGTTAAGATTGACGAGAGCCCGATTCGTTTCATTTGTTTGGCTTATAAAGTCACAATTGAAAATACTATTgcttgatttggtgtgagaaaaaaatattgtccgttggctgataagccatgacttataaatCGAATACGACCAAATAAACGGACTGCTAATTTTAAATCAGCTAAAAGTAAAGCTAATAAATAGATGGCTAATACTCCCTTCAACACGTAATTCTAGTAGCGTGTCACGTTCTAGTATCTTAAATTTGACGAATTATATTtaaaagtatcaatatttatgatattaaataaatatcattagattaattacgaaatatattttcataataaattaattttgaGCCATAAATATAAATACTATTAACTAAAAACTTGATTAAATATGAACTACTTTTTTCTAGACGTAACCCATAGTTGCATGTTTTCCTTGATAGATGGAGTAATTAGCTAGCCCAAATTAGCTCATCCAAATAGGCACCTAATAAATAGCTAGAATATAAAAAATAGTTTTGTCCTTGGTTGCTCAGAGAAAATTGCAATTATAAGACACCAAACAATGCGCTTCGTAATTATAGGACTTCAATCGTTGACTTCGTTAAAATGACCCTTGAAACATTGGCTTCTTATTTTAGATGACATTTGGCATATTTCTTCACTTTGTTAATCAAAATACATGTATATTtagccctcttgtgacccttCTACCCTACTCGGATACTCCTCCCTCGCTTTCTCAGCTCCATCCCTCGCGGCACCGGCGCTTTGCTGCCATCGTCTGCTCCTTCCGTGGAGCCAGCTGCTGCGGCCGACTGGAGCCATGGCGGACATTGACCTCAACACcgtggaggaggatgaggcagagGCCGAGGCGCCACCTGTGGCCACCAGGGCCGGTGGCGTCGTGTGCTTGGAGCTGTGGCGCGCGTGCGTGGGACCCATCGCGCCGCTGCCGCGCAAGGGCAGCGCCGTCTTGTACCTACCGTAGGGCCACCTCGAGCACATCGGCGGCGACGCGGAGAGGCGGGCGCGGGGCGGGTTCGGGAAG
This DNA window, taken from Miscanthus floridulus cultivar M001 chromosome 13, ASM1932011v1, whole genome shotgun sequence, encodes the following:
- the LOC136499431 gene encoding uncharacterized protein; the encoded protein is MRPAKAQSRFHLPQPAPACSSPWAKPSSAARLPAAAAPVSHAAHPRPEPQTTGAHASAKVDVVPNLRPHEADAAAAAATRFSGLARATRFTRAYKWRSPLCRAAFETLAPPASSNPSPRRHTSRRAAAAVDLLACRVPDGETCTMTFAARVRPGMLLHHHKENNDPADAQRPGMGQRTAAGTGRQPLTAAAGGYHGGVCEQRECRPSTRRPRMDSNHADFI